One genomic window of Longimicrobiaceae bacterium includes the following:
- a CDS encoding tetratricopeptide repeat protein: protein MSGRWAAFLAFLGLTGAGGVAAGNRLYRAGDFVHAEAEYRKAAAEDTASVVARYDLGTALVRLARYDDARTVLAAAADGKRGDAELHLRAAYNAGNTDLEPFFRDSVLAGRDSIPEAEREPRLRRAIQRYKQALRLAPADLDAKWNLELAQRLLQQKGGGGGGGGGGGGGGQGGDDQAPSGQGPTPAPGGEGGDSPSVSHEAADQILAGAEQAERRLERVKLRKGPAGARSGRDW, encoded by the coding sequence GTGAGCGGGCGCTGGGCTGCGTTCCTGGCCTTCCTCGGCCTCACGGGCGCGGGCGGCGTCGCGGCCGGCAACCGCCTCTACCGCGCCGGCGACTTCGTCCACGCCGAGGCGGAGTATCGCAAAGCGGCGGCGGAGGATACGGCGTCGGTCGTCGCGCGCTACGACCTGGGCACCGCGTTGGTGCGCCTGGCACGGTACGACGACGCGCGCACCGTCCTCGCCGCCGCGGCGGACGGCAAGCGGGGAGACGCGGAACTGCACCTGCGGGCCGCATACAACGCCGGCAACACCGACCTGGAGCCCTTCTTCCGCGACAGCGTGCTCGCCGGCCGCGACAGCATTCCCGAAGCGGAGCGCGAGCCCCGGCTGCGGCGCGCCATCCAGCGCTACAAGCAGGCGCTGCGCCTCGCCCCGGCCGACCTGGATGCCAAGTGGAACCTGGAGCTCGCCCAGCGCCTGCTCCAGCAGAAGGGCGGCGGCGGAGGGGGCGGCGGTGGCGGCGGCGGGGGAGGGCAGGGCGGCGACGATCAGGCCCCATCCGGCCAGGGCCCCACTCCCGCGCCCGGCGGCGAGGGCGGCGACTCGCCCAGCGTGAGCCACGAGGCCGCCGACCAGATCCTCGCGGGTGCCGAGCAGGCGGAGCGCCGCCTGGAGCGCGTGAAGCTGCGGAAGGGCCCCGCCGGCGCCCGCTCCGGCCGCGACTGGTGA